The following coding sequences are from one bacterium window:
- a CDS encoding TetR/AcrR family transcriptional regulator, with protein sequence MTKKEHSSKQKILLAAEDEFAEQGFAGARTQEIARKAAVNKALIHYYYKDKSSLYQAVMDEMMFDLIRISQDVAKRKLTGKALVEALVSDFFDFAARHPHFAKLTTAGSTMGDAKYLETSIKNLFRPLFQRGVEFLEEHMEKKAIRRVDAPQFLVSALLLTLSYFAMSPMVSLLLGMDAISKMALEQRKKSVLDFVFATLGIQ encoded by the coding sequence GTGACAAAAAAAGAGCATTCATCGAAACAAAAAATCCTCCTGGCGGCCGAAGACGAATTCGCCGAGCAGGGCTTCGCGGGCGCGCGCACGCAGGAGATCGCCCGCAAGGCGGCGGTCAACAAGGCCCTCATCCACTATTACTACAAGGACAAGTCCTCCCTCTATCAGGCGGTGATGGACGAGATGATGTTCGACCTCATCCGGATCAGCCAGGACGTGGCGAAGCGGAAGCTCACCGGCAAGGCCCTGGTGGAGGCCCTGGTCTCCGACTTCTTCGACTTCGCCGCCCGCCACCCGCACTTCGCCAAGCTCACGACCGCCGGCTCGACGATGGGGGACGCGAAGTACCTGGAGACGAGCATCAAGAACCTCTTCCGTCCGTTGTTTCAGAGGGGCGTGGAGTTCTTGGAAGAACACATGGAGAAGAAGGCGATCCGTCGCGTGGATGCGCCGCAGTTTCTGGTTTCAGCCCTGTTGCTGACGTTATCTTATTTCGCCATGTCGCCCATGGTTTCTCTCTTGCTAGGCATGGATGCGATCTCTAAGATGGCCCTGGAGCAGCGCAAGAAATCGGTCTTGGATTTCGTTTTCGCTACACTTGGAATCCAATAA
- a CDS encoding PIN domain nuclease, with amino-acid sequence REFLHELPLHPTPEEHWIEVGRLRYEVAKQGFEMSIPDAHVAQCTRDLEGYLLTRDRIFQTVAGICGFKLLPIDLA; translated from the coding sequence AGGGAATTCCTGCACGAGCTGCCGCTTCACCCGACACCGGAGGAACATTGGATTGAAGTGGGGCGTCTACGGTATGAAGTCGCGAAGCAGGGATTTGAAATGTCGATCCCTGATGCGCATGTGGCCCAATGCACAAGAGACTTAGAAGGATATCTTTTGACGAGGGATCGGATCTTTCAGACGGTGGCAGGGATTTGTGGATTCAAGTTACTGCCCATTGATTTGGCTTAG
- a CDS encoding NifU family protein: MARIIMIEPTPNPQAFKLRLDQKVTVGGSKQYNKKEECWDMPVAAKLFDVHGVESVFLMDDFITVTKTVGGIWDYIFFQANEILMAAKDIVAIRVGEGAEFKELASDEFDKLPSDQKLTYIDRIIDETIRPGLARDGGNLRILGLDENILRVEYQGACGSCPSSTGATLNYISNMLQNRVSPNLQVIPA, translated from the coding sequence ATGGCCCGCATCATCATGATCGAACCGACCCCGAACCCGCAAGCCTTCAAGCTCCGGCTTGACCAGAAGGTCACGGTCGGAGGCAGCAAGCAGTACAACAAGAAGGAAGAGTGCTGGGACATGCCGGTGGCGGCGAAGCTCTTCGACGTCCACGGCGTGGAATCCGTCTTCCTGATGGACGACTTCATCACCGTGACGAAGACCGTCGGCGGCATCTGGGACTACATCTTCTTCCAGGCGAACGAGATCCTGATGGCGGCGAAGGACATTGTGGCGATCCGGGTGGGGGAGGGGGCGGAATTCAAGGAACTGGCCTCCGACGAGTTCGACAAGCTGCCCTCCGATCAGAAGCTCACCTACATCGACCGGATCATCGATGAGACGATTCGTCCCGGCCTCGCGCGCGACGGAGGGAATCTCAGGATCCTCGGCCTGGACGAGAATATCCTGCGCGTCGAATACCAAGGCGCCTGCGGGAGCTGCCCCAGCTCGACGGGGGCGACTCTCAATTACATCTCGAACATGCTGCAAAACCGCGTCAGTCCGAATCTCCAAGTCATTCCCGCATGA